Part of the Aquamicrobium lusatiense genome is shown below.
GCCGTCCACGAAATTATCCACGACCGGGAGCCTGACGCGTTTGCCTTCGGCAAGGCTGCGAGAGAGGCTGGGAGCGCCAGCCGGTTCGCAGAATATGAACTGTGGTGTCTGTTCAATGGCCTGGAAATATTGCGTCACGCCGGCTGCAAGTCCGCCTCCGCCCACAGGCAGCATGACGATATCAGGAGTTGCCCCCTCTCCCAGTTGCTGAACGATTTCGCGGGCGACCGTTGCCTGTCCCTCGATGATGTCGCGGCTGTCGAATGGGGGCACCATGTGTGCGCCATTGCTCTGCGTGAAGTCGATGGCCGCCTGATAGCATTCGTCAAAGAAGTCGCCGACCAGCTTGATCTCGACGAATTCGCCGCCGAACATGCGCGTCTTGTCGATCTTCTGCTGCGGCGTGGTCACCGGCATGAAGATCACGCCCTTGCGGCCGAAATGCCGGCACACGAAAGCGAAGCCCTGCGCGTGATTTCCGGCCGAGGCGCAGACAAAAAGACTGGCATTGTTGCCGGCAGCCAGCGTCTTTCGGAAGAAATTCAGCGCACCGCGGATCTTGTAGGAACGTACCGGCGTCAGATCCTCGCGCTTCAGATAAATGCGTGCGCCATATTTGCGCGACAGGTAGTCGTTCTTTTGCAGCGGCGTTATCGGGAAAATCTCCCGTATGGCTTCCGCAGCGGTTGCGACCCTGTCGGCGAAGCTTGTCATGTCGTGTTTCCGGTATCGTGAATGAGCATCCGTTCCTGACGCGATTTTGGCATTTACGCAACACTGAAGATGTCGCAAACGGACAAGTACGGACTTCTGCGGCTGTGGACTTACTTCCGCCGCACTCTGCGGGTGGGAAAGGCTCTGACTGCGGGCATGAAGATCGTCCGTGGCGTGACTGACGGAAAACCAAGTGAACCTGAAGCCCCTGCTCGCCCTTGTGCTTTCGCTGGCTGTCGCCGGCTGCACCACGAACAAGACCGACGCGATTCTCGGCAGCGCACTGGTGCCGGCATCGGTAACGGATATTGCCGGAAATCACTCGATTTTCATCGCTACGACACGGAAGCGTTCCGACGATCCTTCCAAGGTGTTCGATGGCGAGCGTTCCGCCACCCTCAATTTCGCCCGCATCAATGTGACGGTGCCACGTGAGCATAAGGTCGGGCAGATCGAGCGCCGCAAGCGTGGGAAATCTGACGACCCCTCTAAATATTTCATGGCTTCCGAAGCGGTCGGCTACGATACCGGGCCGCAGTTCTCGCAGGCTCTGAGCGCCGATGTTGCGGCTCGTGGCGGCCGTGTCATGGTCTTCGTCCATGGCTACAACACAGGTTTCGATGCCGGCGTTTACCGCGCCACGCAGATTGCGCATGATTCAGGCTATCCCGGCACGCCGGTGCTGTTCTCATGGGCTTCCGGCGGTTCGACCACCAGCTATGTCTACGACAAGGAAAGCGCCAGCGTTGCCCGCGACCAGCTAGAGGTCACCCTGCGGCTGCTGGCCCAGAGCGGCGCGCGGCGCATCGATATCGTGGCGCATTCGATGGGCACCTGGGTGACTATGGAAACGCTGCGTCAGCTGGCCATTACCGGCGACCGCAATCTCAGCGGCAAGCTGGGAGATGTTGTTCTGGCGTCGCCGGATATCGATGTGGACGTGTTCAAGAGCCAGATGCGCCGCTATGGCAAACCGGAAAAGCCGTTCATCCTGCTTCTGTCGCAGGACGACCGCGCGTTGCGTCTTTCGGGCATGCTGGCCGGTTCGCGGCCGCGTGTCGGCGACTATGCGGATGCCGGCAAGGAACTTGCCGATTACGGCGTCACCGTTGTCGATCTGTCGAAGCAGAAAGGCGCGGATTCCTTCAACCACACGAAATTCGCCGACAATCCCGTCATGGTGCGCATGCTGGGCCAGAGGTTGCGCGAGGATGACGGCTTCGCTACCGATCGGGAGATCACGGACCGCATTCGTCAGGTAACGCAGCAGGCCGGAGCCGGTCTGCTGTAGGTAACTCCCGGCGGAGGGCTGGACCCGACAGGTTTCTGCCTATATTCGGAAACGGCTCCTGCGGCTTTGTAGTCGTGTCGGAGACTGGACACTGTGGAGCTTTGGTGCCGTGCGATTGAAGGCTTTATGGATTGTCGCGCTGATCGCGCTGGTCAGCGGGTGTGCAGGTCCCGGCCGGCATGAACTTCTCAACATCTCCTCGTTCCCGG
Proteins encoded:
- a CDS encoding alpha/beta fold hydrolase, producing MNLKPLLALVLSLAVAGCTTNKTDAILGSALVPASVTDIAGNHSIFIATTRKRSDDPSKVFDGERSATLNFARINVTVPREHKVGQIERRKRGKSDDPSKYFMASEAVGYDTGPQFSQALSADVAARGGRVMVFVHGYNTGFDAGVYRATQIAHDSGYPGTPVLFSWASGGSTTSYVYDKESASVARDQLEVTLRLLAQSGARRIDIVAHSMGTWVTMETLRQLAITGDRNLSGKLGDVVLASPDIDVDVFKSQMRRYGKPEKPFILLLSQDDRALRLSGMLAGSRPRVGDYADAGKELADYGVTVVDLSKQKGADSFNHTKFADNPVMVRMLGQRLREDDGFATDREITDRIRQVTQQAGAGLL
- the ilvA gene encoding threonine ammonia-lyase IlvA; its protein translation is MTSFADRVATAAEAIREIFPITPLQKNDYLSRKYGARIYLKREDLTPVRSYKIRGALNFFRKTLAAGNNASLFVCASAGNHAQGFAFVCRHFGRKGVIFMPVTTPQQKIDKTRMFGGEFVEIKLVGDFFDECYQAAIDFTQSNGAHMVPPFDSRDIIEGQATVAREIVQQLGEGATPDIVMLPVGGGGLAAGVTQYFQAIEQTPQFIFCEPAGAPSLSRSLAEGKRVRLPVVDNFVDGAAVAEIGKENFRLLKDFPATSTRLVPENRLCATMIEMLNVEGVVLEPAGALAIDALKDFVKKDIRGKTIVAVVSGGNFDFERLPDVKERSLRFEGLKKYFIIRLPQRPGALRDFLQMFGPEDDVARFEYLKKSARNFGSVLIGIETRDKRNFGLLRAKFDVEGVQYQDITDDETLANFII